From the bacterium genome, the window ATTCCTCTCTTTATGAGGATGGAAACCTATATACAGCTGAAAAACGTCGCGAGCACGTAGCACGTAGGGTGCGTTAACCGCGCAAGCGGCGTAACGCACCATTACATCGGATAAATCGTCGGTGCGTTACGGCCTTACGCCTAACGCACCCTACGCTCCTAGTTCTTCGACTTGTCCACGAGACGTTTCTGGGCAAGCCACGGCATCATCGCGCGGAGCTTTCCGCCCACTTCCTCAATCTGGTGGCCTTCTCCCATCCTGCGCAGGGCCTTGAACTTCGGCGCTCCCGCCTGATTTTCAAGTATCCACTCGCGGGCGAATTCCCCGGTCTGAATCTCGCGGAGAATCTTCTTCATCTCCTCCTTGGCGGCGGCGTTGACCACGCGGGGGCCGCGGGTCAGGTCGCCGTACTCCGCCGTGTTGGAGACGGAGTAGCGCATGTTGGAGATGCCGCCCTCGTAGATGAGATCGACGATGAGCTTGGTTTCGTGAAGGCACTCGAAGTAGGCCATCTCGGGGGCGTAGCCCGCCTCGACAAGGGTCTCGAAACCAGCCTGTATGAGGGCGGAGATGCCGCCGCAGAGGACCGCCTGCTCGCCGAAAAGATCGGTTTCCGTTTCCTCTTTGAAGGTCGTTTCAATGATTCCGGCGCGGCCGCCGCCGACGCCGGAGGCGTAGGCAAGGGCCACGTCGAGGGTATCGCCGGAGGGATCGGCCGCAAGAGCCACGAGGCAGGGCACGCCCGCGCCGCGTATGTATTCCGCGCGGACGAGGTGACCCGGCCCCTTGGGGGCGCACATGAAGACGTTGACGCCCGCGGGCGGCTCGATCTGGCCGAAGTGGATTGAAAAACCGTGCGCGAAGGCAAGCGTGTCGCCGGGTTTTAGATTCCCGGCGATTTCCTCCCTGAATATCCTGCCCTGATGTTCGTCGGGCAAAAGGATCATGATAATGTCGGCCTTGGCGGAGGCCTCGGCGACGGGGTAGACCTTGAAACCGGCTGCCTTGGCCTTCTCGAAGGAGGAGCCTGGGCGAAGGCCTATAATGACTTTCAGCCCTGAA encodes:
- the ilvC gene encoding ketol-acid reductoisomerase, with protein sequence MKVYYEKDANLAILKKKTIAVIGFGSQGHAHANNLRDSGLKVIIGLRPGSSFEKAKAAGFKVYPVAEASAKADIIMILLPDEHQGRIFREEIAGNLKPGDTLAFAHGFSIHFGQIEPPAGVNVFMCAPKGPGHLVRAEYIRGAGVPCLVALAADPSGDTLDVALAYASGVGGGRAGIIETTFKEETETDLFGEQAVLCGGISALIQAGFETLVEAGYAPEMAYFECLHETKLIVDLIYEGGISNMRYSVSNTAEYGDLTRGPRVVNAAAKEEMKKILREIQTGEFAREWILENQAGAPKFKALRRMGEGHQIEEVGGKLRAMMPWLAQKRLVDKSKN